A genomic region of Chlorobaculum parvum NCIB 8327 contains the following coding sequences:
- a CDS encoding NAD(P)/FAD-dependent oxidoreductase, giving the protein MSISRRDFNKLLLSGAAGSMFGLLGASGKAFAGTKRVVVVGGGFGGASTAKYLRKLDPSISVTLVEPKAAFVTCPFSNWVLGGLRTMADITHNFNALQNTYGVTVIADKVVSINPGKHEIMLGSGKRLGYDRLVVSPGIDFKWEAIPGYSQQIAESSMPHAWQAGAQTVLLHKQLQAMKNGGTVLLCPPGNPFRCPPGPYERASLIAHYLKQHKPKSKVVILDAKDKFSKQGLFTKGWERLYPGMIEWHAASSGGKVLGVDAKAMTVETDFGPVKGDVINVIPPQKAGKLAFDAGLTNESGWCPVDPSSFESTIHPGIHVIGDSCIAGAMPKSGFAASSQGKVAAAAIINLLNGHKPVPPSLVNTCYSLIGTNYGVSVAAVYELSDKGIVSIPGSGGLTPADASDDQLAQEAMFAEGWYTNISKDIWG; this is encoded by the coding sequence ATGAGTATTTCACGACGCGATTTCAATAAACTGCTTCTTTCCGGTGCGGCCGGTTCCATGTTTGGCCTGTTGGGTGCCAGTGGCAAGGCGTTTGCCGGCACGAAACGGGTTGTGGTGGTCGGCGGCGGTTTCGGTGGCGCCTCCACAGCCAAATATCTCCGAAAACTCGATCCTTCGATTTCAGTCACGCTGGTCGAGCCGAAGGCGGCTTTCGTTACCTGCCCCTTCAGCAACTGGGTGCTGGGCGGCTTGAGGACGATGGCCGATATTACCCATAACTTCAATGCGCTTCAAAACACCTACGGCGTTACGGTGATTGCCGACAAGGTTGTGTCGATCAATCCGGGCAAGCACGAAATCATGCTCGGCAGTGGCAAGCGGTTAGGGTATGACCGGCTTGTCGTTTCACCCGGTATCGATTTCAAGTGGGAAGCCATTCCGGGCTACAGTCAGCAAATTGCTGAATCGTCTATGCCGCACGCATGGCAGGCCGGCGCTCAGACTGTTCTTCTCCACAAGCAGCTTCAGGCGATGAAAAACGGCGGCACCGTGCTGCTCTGTCCGCCCGGAAATCCGTTCCGCTGCCCTCCCGGCCCTTACGAGCGCGCAAGCCTTATTGCCCATTACCTGAAACAGCACAAGCCGAAGTCGAAGGTCGTGATCCTCGATGCCAAGGACAAGTTCTCAAAGCAGGGCCTGTTCACGAAGGGCTGGGAGCGGCTCTATCCGGGCATGATCGAGTGGCACGCAGCATCGAGCGGTGGCAAGGTGCTCGGTGTTGATGCCAAGGCAATGACTGTCGAGACCGATTTCGGGCCGGTTAAGGGTGATGTGATCAACGTCATCCCGCCACAGAAGGCCGGAAAACTGGCCTTTGACGCAGGGCTGACCAACGAAAGCGGCTGGTGTCCGGTTGATCCCTCTTCGTTCGAATCCACGATTCATCCCGGCATTCACGTCATCGGCGACTCCTGTATTGCCGGCGCGATGCCCAAGTCCGGATTTGCAGCCAGCAGCCAGGGCAAGGTTGCTGCGGCGGCGATTATCAACCTGCTGAACGGTCACAAGCCGGTGCCTCCATCGCTGGTGAATACCTGCTACAGCCTCATCGGAACGAATTACGGCGTCTCGGTCGCCGCGGTGTATGAGCTGTCCGACAAGGGAATCGTCAGCATTCCGGGTTCCGGAGGTCTCACTCCTGCCGACGCCAGCGACGATCAGCTAGCACAGGAGGCGATGTTCGCTGAAGGGTGGTACACCAATATCAGCAAAGATATCTGGGGGTGA
- the secD gene encoding protein translocase subunit SecD produces the protein MKNNTFKLILIAVVALVSVWSIWPTYRDYALTKKLNSFDSRADSLKFALDHRQEIEQAHDKSLKLGLDLKGGMHLVMEVDILDLIEQKAWNKDDKFNRIMDNVRRQAGESNDNVVNILAAEFRKENIKLSRYFYDLRDSDQEVISKLNAEAQDALIRAKEIIRNRIDQYGVAEPVIQTQGSRRLIIELSGVTDEARVRRLLMGTAKLEFKLVKEPQQLLRAVERAGTVSLQAPSRPVQADSAQVSAGGVVAKKLSEVIGVMPNGQVFTPAYAHDLVAAALKRDDVNALLPQDTQLLLSAKPEQTAKGEKYYLLYLVQKTPELTGGVITEAKATFSSQDSQPEVLMSMNDEGTSKWARITGANIGKQIAIVLDGSVYSAPVVQSRIPSGNSVINGIGSLDEAKDLEIILKAGSLPAPVRILEERTVGPSLGSDYIRDGLLSVTWGFTAVALFMIFYYHKAGIAADLALVLNILIVISVLAGFSAALTLPGIAGIVLTMGMAVDANVLIYERIREELADGKSLRMAIDTGYNKAFSSILDSHVTTLAAAFLLYVYGVGPVQGFAVTLMIGTAASLFTAIVVTKVLFDLFFESKLMNEKSFG, from the coding sequence ATGAAAAACAACACCTTTAAACTCATCCTGATTGCCGTGGTCGCGCTGGTTTCGGTATGGTCGATCTGGCCTACGTACCGGGATTATGCTCTGACAAAAAAGCTCAACAGCTTTGATTCCCGTGCCGATAGCCTGAAGTTTGCTCTCGACCATCGTCAAGAAATCGAGCAGGCTCACGACAAAAGTCTGAAACTCGGCCTCGATCTGAAGGGCGGTATGCACCTGGTGATGGAGGTTGATATTCTTGATCTGATCGAGCAGAAAGCCTGGAACAAGGATGACAAGTTCAACCGCATTATGGACAACGTTCGCCGACAGGCTGGCGAGTCCAACGACAATGTGGTCAATATTCTGGCTGCCGAGTTCAGAAAGGAGAATATCAAGCTCAGCCGTTACTTCTATGACCTTCGTGACTCGGATCAGGAGGTTATTTCCAAGCTGAATGCCGAGGCGCAGGACGCACTGATTAGGGCCAAGGAGATTATCCGTAACCGTATCGACCAGTACGGTGTGGCCGAGCCGGTGATCCAGACCCAGGGTTCGCGTCGCCTGATTATCGAGCTTTCGGGCGTGACCGATGAGGCTCGCGTGCGCAGACTTCTGATGGGTACGGCAAAGCTTGAGTTCAAGCTGGTCAAAGAGCCGCAGCAACTGCTTCGTGCGGTTGAACGCGCTGGAACGGTGTCGCTGCAGGCGCCGTCAAGGCCTGTGCAGGCAGATTCAGCTCAGGTCTCTGCTGGCGGGGTTGTCGCCAAAAAGCTCTCCGAGGTGATTGGCGTGATGCCGAATGGCCAGGTGTTTACGCCGGCTTATGCCCATGACCTGGTTGCCGCAGCCCTGAAGCGCGATGATGTGAATGCATTGCTTCCGCAGGATACCCAGTTGCTGCTCTCGGCCAAGCCCGAGCAGACGGCAAAGGGCGAGAAGTATTACCTGCTCTATCTGGTTCAGAAAACCCCCGAACTGACCGGCGGCGTGATTACCGAGGCGAAGGCGACTTTCAGTTCGCAGGACTCCCAGCCGGAGGTGCTCATGTCGATGAACGACGAGGGCACGTCGAAATGGGCCCGCATCACTGGCGCCAATATCGGCAAGCAGATTGCCATCGTGCTTGACGGTTCGGTCTATAGCGCACCGGTTGTGCAGTCGCGAATTCCGAGCGGCAATTCGGTGATCAACGGCATCGGCAGTCTTGATGAGGCCAAGGATCTCGAAATCATCCTGAAAGCCGGCTCGTTGCCCGCTCCTGTCCGGATTCTCGAAGAGCGTACCGTCGGTCCATCGCTGGGTTCGGACTACATCCGCGACGGTCTTCTGTCGGTGACCTGGGGTTTCACGGCCGTGGCTCTGTTCATGATCTTCTACTATCACAAGGCCGGCATCGCCGCTGATCTTGCGCTGGTGCTCAATATCCTGATTGTCATTTCGGTGCTTGCCGGATTCAGCGCAGCCCTGACCCTGCCCGGTATCGCCGGTATCGTGCTGACGATGGGTATGGCTGTTGACGCCAACGTGCTGATTTACGAGCGCATCCGGGAGGAGCTTGCCGATGGCAAAAGCCTTCGGATGGCTATCGACACCGGTTACAACAAGGCTTTCTCTTCGATTCTCGACTCTCACGTGACCACGCTTGCGGCGGCCTTCCTGCTGTACGTCTATGGTGTCGGTCCGGTGCAGGGTTTCGCTGTTACCCTGATGATCGGTACGGCGGCAAGTCTCTTTACGGCGATCGTGGTGACCAAGGTGCTCTTCGACCTGTTCTTCGAGAGCAAGCTCATGAATGAAAAAAGTTTCGGATAA
- the secF gene encoding protein translocase subunit SecF → MRLFQKSNINFMGHRKIAYVISTVLLVAGLVSLFVRGLNYGIDFKGGSEVVIRFEKPVDVATVRSIMRQANVSGMVKQYGMDRSLLLKTDFQGNTATLKSLISNSLATNLASNPAEILSIQAVGPSIASDMKMSALKALAAALIGILLYVSIRFEFKFAVAGVVAIFHDVLTVLGLFSLLGGLFDYMPLEVDQSIIAAFLTIAGYSITDTVVVYDRIRERLRGQKPSDYERIFNESLNQTLSRTVITSGTTMLTVLVLFFFAGPAIRGFAFAMFAGILIGTYSSIFVAAPIVFDWQRRSKNPIKLKGA, encoded by the coding sequence ATGCGGCTTTTTCAGAAATCCAATATCAATTTCATGGGCCATCGCAAGATCGCCTATGTAATCTCAACTGTCCTGCTTGTTGCTGGTCTGGTCTCCCTTTTCGTCAGAGGCCTGAACTACGGTATCGATTTCAAGGGTGGTTCGGAAGTGGTCATCCGCTTCGAAAAACCGGTGGATGTCGCTACGGTGCGTTCTATCATGCGTCAGGCTAACGTGAGCGGTATGGTCAAGCAGTACGGCATGGATCGTTCGCTGTTGCTCAAGACCGATTTTCAGGGCAATACCGCTACCCTCAAATCGCTGATTTCCAACTCGCTGGCTACCAACCTGGCCTCGAATCCTGCCGAAATCCTGAGCATTCAGGCCGTTGGGCCAAGCATCGCTTCCGACATGAAGATGTCGGCCCTCAAGGCGCTGGCGGCCGCACTGATCGGCATTCTGCTCTATGTGAGCATCCGGTTCGAGTTCAAGTTCGCTGTGGCGGGCGTGGTGGCCATTTTCCACGACGTGCTGACCGTACTGGGCCTGTTCAGTCTGCTCGGCGGCCTGTTCGACTATATGCCACTCGAAGTTGACCAGAGCATTATTGCGGCGTTCCTGACTATTGCCGGTTACTCGATCACCGATACGGTCGTGGTCTATGACCGTATCCGCGAGCGCCTGCGCGGCCAGAAGCCTTCGGATTACGAGCGGATTTTCAACGAGAGCCTGAACCAGACGCTCTCAAGAACCGTCATCACCTCGGGCACGACCATGCTCACGGTGTTGGTGCTCTTCTTCTTCGCTGGTCCGGCAATCCGTGGCTTCGCGTTCGCCATGTTCGCTGGCATTCTGATCGGTACCTACTCCTCGATTTTCGTCGCTGCTCCGATTGTGTTCGACTGGCAGCGCCGATCAAAAAATCCCATCAAACTCAAAGGCGCATAA
- a CDS encoding peptidylprolyl isomerase has product MKKTVFAFFAVLIVALAGLSDAIASSAPDKIVAIVGREIILKSQINEQELMYHLQYRESKNDPGLRQKILKNMIDQKILLTKARIDSISVNEQGIDEMANAKYNALRSQFPSVSAMEERFSLPVNRLKQDIRDDIRNQQMVDALRRKHFHDVTVSYDEVMAFYGKERNNLPKVPEMVSVSQLIRYPEIADSEKQRAMSKIQAISQQLQNGADFATLARETSDDPGSRELGGDLGFVHKGELVPSFEEAAYALKPGQISGVVESRFGYHLIQLIDKEDQSIHVRHILAAFDRNKTDLPKTVRMLEAIRADILAGKASFAEMAEKYSEDPASKGTGGQVISSATGEPFLVFDSLRPDLQKIVGGLKHAGDISQPVKIEPERGPFFYALFRLDERLPAHQLSPERDFTRLEEMAANQKRQEQFEAWIEKLKKEVVVRVMSDV; this is encoded by the coding sequence ATGAAAAAAACAGTCTTTGCTTTTTTTGCTGTTCTGATCGTCGCCCTTGCAGGTTTGTCGGATGCGATTGCTTCCAGCGCTCCGGATAAAATCGTGGCCATTGTCGGTCGGGAGATCATTCTCAAATCCCAGATCAACGAACAGGAGCTGATGTACCATCTTCAGTATCGCGAGTCTAAAAACGACCCCGGGCTGCGGCAGAAGATCCTGAAGAATATGATCGATCAGAAGATCCTTTTGACCAAAGCCCGGATCGACAGCATCAGTGTCAATGAGCAGGGTATCGATGAGATGGCGAACGCCAAATACAACGCGCTGCGTTCGCAGTTTCCGTCAGTCAGCGCCATGGAGGAGCGGTTCAGCCTTCCGGTCAACCGGCTCAAGCAGGACATTCGTGACGACATCAGGAATCAGCAGATGGTGGACGCTCTCAGGCGGAAGCACTTTCATGATGTGACGGTCTCCTACGATGAGGTGATGGCTTTCTACGGCAAGGAGCGGAACAACCTGCCAAAGGTGCCTGAAATGGTTTCGGTCTCCCAGCTCATCAGGTATCCGGAGATTGCCGATAGCGAAAAGCAGCGGGCCATGAGCAAAATCCAGGCGATCAGCCAGCAGTTGCAGAATGGCGCTGATTTCGCCACGCTTGCCCGCGAAACCTCCGATGACCCCGGTTCTCGCGAGCTTGGCGGTGACCTGGGCTTTGTCCACAAAGGCGAGCTGGTGCCGAGCTTCGAGGAGGCGGCCTATGCGCTCAAGCCGGGACAGATTTCCGGTGTTGTCGAGAGCCGCTTCGGCTACCACCTGATCCAGCTGATCGACAAGGAGGATCAAAGCATTCATGTTCGGCACATTCTGGCCGCGTTTGATCGCAACAAGACCGATCTGCCCAAAACGGTTCGTATGCTGGAGGCCATCCGTGCCGACATTCTTGCCGGCAAGGCTTCGTTTGCCGAGATGGCTGAAAAGTATTCGGAAGACCCTGCCTCCAAAGGTACTGGCGGTCAGGTCATCTCGAGCGCGACAGGAGAGCCCTTTTTGGTGTTCGATTCACTGCGCCCTGATCTGCAGAAGATTGTCGGCGGGTTGAAGCATGCGGGCGACATAAGCCAGCCTGTGAAGATCGAGCCGGAGCGCGGCCCCTTCTTCTATGCCCTGTTTAGGCTTGACGAAAGGCTTCCCGCGCACCAGTTGTCGCCGGAGCGCGATTTCACCAGACTCGAAGAGATGGCGGCTAACCAGAAGCGTCAGGAGCAGTTCGAGGCCTGGATCGAGAAGCTGAAGAAAGAGGTTGTGGTGCGGGTTATGTCAGACGTCTAA
- the gyrB gene encoding DNA topoisomerase (ATP-hydrolyzing) subunit B — MQETDIQTAQNAANDYGATNIQVLDGIEHVRKRPAMYIGDIHSRGLHHLVYEIVDNSIDETLAGFNDYIHVAMNPDGSVTVTDRGRGIPVDIHPVKKKSALELVMTVIGAGGKFDKGAYKVSGGLHGVGASVVNALSEWCEAEVYRDGKIFRQTYKRGVPQGGVEEVGTTDQKGTKVTFKPDPDIFKITEFRKDIIIDRMRELAFLNSNLRIIVQDAEGFEETFHFEGGLREFVRFTDANRLSLLKEPIFLSGERESTMVEIALQYNDSYQENVFSYVNNINTHEGGTHVTGFRKALTRTLNAYAQKNDLLKNVKITLTGDDFKEGLTAVISVKVPEPQFEGQTKTKLGNSETQSIVETIVNEQLAEFAESNPGTLKLIIEKVKGAAISREAARKAKELTRRKSVLESSGLPGKLADCSINDPDHCELYIVEGDSAGGSAKQGRDRSFQAILPLKGKILNVEKARLHKMLENEEIKTIILALGTSIGEEEFSPEKLRYGKIIIMTDADVDGAHIRTLLLTFFFRYMRSLIEAGKVFIAQPPLYLVKAGREQQYAWDEEERASITEQMKKLQKGKANVSIQRYKGLGEMNPEQLWSTTMDPEHRSLLQVTVENAMEADQVFSTLMGDKVEPRRNFIEQNAKYVRRLDV; from the coding sequence ATGCAAGAAACCGATATCCAGACCGCGCAGAACGCTGCAAACGATTACGGAGCGACCAATATTCAGGTTCTCGACGGCATCGAGCATGTCCGCAAAAGACCTGCGATGTACATCGGCGATATTCACAGCCGCGGGCTGCACCACCTGGTTTATGAAATCGTCGACAACTCGATCGACGAAACGCTTGCGGGCTTCAACGACTACATCCATGTAGCCATGAACCCCGACGGCTCGGTGACGGTCACAGATCGTGGTCGAGGCATTCCGGTGGACATTCACCCTGTCAAGAAAAAATCGGCGCTTGAGCTGGTCATGACGGTCATCGGCGCGGGCGGCAAGTTCGACAAGGGCGCCTACAAAGTTTCCGGCGGTCTGCATGGCGTCGGTGCGTCGGTAGTCAACGCGCTCTCGGAGTGGTGCGAAGCGGAGGTTTACCGCGACGGCAAAATCTTCCGTCAGACCTACAAACGCGGTGTGCCGCAGGGTGGAGTCGAAGAGGTCGGAACCACCGATCAGAAAGGCACGAAGGTCACCTTCAAGCCTGATCCGGACATCTTCAAGATCACCGAGTTCCGCAAGGATATTATCATCGACCGGATGAGGGAGCTGGCGTTCCTGAACAGCAACCTGCGCATCATCGTGCAGGATGCCGAAGGGTTCGAGGAGACTTTCCACTTCGAGGGCGGCCTCAGGGAGTTCGTGCGCTTTACCGACGCCAACCGCCTCAGCCTGCTCAAGGAGCCGATCTTCCTTTCGGGCGAGCGTGAATCGACGATGGTCGAAATCGCCTTGCAGTACAACGACTCCTATCAGGAGAACGTCTTCAGCTACGTCAACAACATCAACACGCACGAGGGCGGCACGCACGTCACCGGCTTCCGCAAGGCGCTGACCCGCACGCTCAACGCTTACGCGCAGAAGAACGACCTGCTGAAGAATGTCAAGATCACCCTGACCGGCGACGACTTCAAAGAGGGGCTTACCGCCGTCATTTCGGTGAAGGTACCGGAGCCGCAGTTCGAGGGTCAGACCAAGACCAAGCTCGGCAACTCCGAGACGCAGAGCATCGTCGAGACCATCGTCAACGAGCAGCTCGCCGAGTTCGCCGAAAGCAACCCCGGTACGCTGAAACTCATCATCGAGAAGGTGAAGGGCGCGGCCATTTCGCGCGAGGCTGCCCGCAAAGCCAAGGAGCTGACCCGGCGCAAGTCTGTGCTCGAAAGCTCCGGGCTGCCCGGCAAGCTGGCAGACTGCTCGATCAACGATCCCGACCACTGCGAGCTGTACATCGTCGAGGGCGACTCGGCAGGTGGCAGCGCCAAGCAGGGGCGCGACCGCAGCTTCCAGGCGATTTTGCCGCTGAAGGGTAAAATTCTGAACGTGGAGAAGGCGCGGCTGCACAAGATGCTCGAAAACGAGGAGATCAAGACCATCATTCTCGCGCTCGGCACCAGTATCGGCGAGGAGGAGTTTTCGCCTGAAAAGCTGCGCTACGGCAAGATCATCATCATGACTGACGCCGACGTTGACGGCGCGCACATCCGCACGCTGCTCCTGACTTTTTTCTTCCGCTACATGCGCTCGCTCATCGAGGCAGGCAAGGTGTTCATCGCCCAGCCGCCGCTCTATCTGGTGAAAGCCGGGCGGGAGCAGCAGTATGCATGGGACGAGGAGGAACGGGCAAGTATTACCGAGCAGATGAAGAAGCTCCAGAAAGGCAAAGCGAACGTCTCGATCCAGCGCTACAAAGGTCTCGGTGAAATGAACCCGGAACAGCTCTGGAGCACCACGATGGACCCGGAGCATCGTTCACTGCTCCAGGTCACGGTGGAAAACGCTATGGAGGCCGACCAGGTCTTCTCGACGCTGATGGGCGACAAGGTCGAACCCCGCCGCAACTTCATCGAGCAGAACGCCAAGTATGTCAGACGCTTAGACGTCTGA
- a CDS encoding YraN family protein: MHAPQWLGAEGETIAAKYLAAQGYRILDRNYRFHRNEIDIIALDGGVLCFIEVKTRTSIGKGHPAESVTPRKQKEIIRAATGYLAGLDDPWVTCRFDVIAVLAGSLDERSIREYEIEHLKAAFIVADEG, translated from the coding sequence ATGCACGCACCACAATGGCTCGGCGCCGAAGGAGAAACCATCGCCGCGAAGTATCTCGCCGCACAGGGTTATCGAATCTTGGACCGCAATTACCGCTTCCACCGCAACGAAATCGACATTATCGCCCTCGATGGCGGTGTACTCTGTTTCATCGAGGTGAAGACCAGAACCTCCATCGGCAAAGGGCACCCTGCAGAATCGGTCACGCCGCGCAAGCAGAAGGAGATCATACGAGCCGCAACCGGTTATCTGGCAGGCCTCGACGACCCTTGGGTCACCTGCCGTTTCGACGTCATCGCCGTGCTCGCCGGAAGCCTCGACGAGCGCTCCATCCGGGAGTACGAAATCGAGCACCTCAAGGCCGCATTCATAGTCGCCGACGAGGGCTGA
- a CDS encoding ribonuclease HII has translation MLSTEFETPLWENLSRVCGIDEAGRGPLAGPVVAAAVAFPRHFKPTGILEKLDDSKKLTAELREELAPAIRESAEAWAVAVVDAEIIDRINILQATMLAMNQAVESLAATPELLLVDGNRFRPVLPIPYQTIVKGDSKVFSIAAASVLAKTRRDELMVAYAAEYPAYGFDLHFGYPTARHVEAIARHGRCAIHRKSFKLRKLGEK, from the coding sequence ATGCTGTCAACTGAATTTGAAACACCCCTCTGGGAGAACCTGTCGCGAGTCTGCGGCATCGATGAAGCCGGCAGGGGGCCGCTGGCCGGGCCGGTCGTGGCCGCTGCGGTGGCCTTTCCCCGCCATTTCAAACCGACAGGCATTCTTGAAAAGCTCGACGACTCGAAAAAGCTGACCGCCGAACTGCGCGAAGAGCTCGCCCCGGCCATTCGCGAAAGCGCTGAAGCGTGGGCGGTTGCGGTGGTGGACGCCGAGATCATCGACCGGATCAACATCCTCCAGGCGACGATGCTGGCAATGAACCAGGCGGTCGAGTCGCTCGCTGCAACGCCCGAACTGCTGCTCGTTGATGGAAATCGCTTCCGCCCCGTGCTGCCAATTCCGTACCAGACCATCGTCAAGGGAGACTCGAAGGTCTTTTCCATCGCCGCGGCTTCGGTGCTGGCAAAAACCCGCCGGGACGAACTGATGGTCGCCTACGCTGCAGAATACCCGGCATATGGCTTCGACCTGCATTTCGGCTACCCGACCGCCCGGCACGTCGAAGCGATCGCTCGGCACGGGCGATGCGCCATCCACCGAAAAAGCTTTAAGTTACGGAAACTGGGTGAAAAATAG
- a CDS encoding Rne/Rng family ribonuclease: protein MKKNVKKQLLMNKTGDEIQVALVEEGRLAELIIERPESMRSIGDIYLGRVHKVVEGLKAAFVDIGQKSDGFLHFSDVGTTSEDYRALVEDDDDDENGGEDEEDEGEAEASSEASAPSREASRPGNQQKSDGRQESAADARERRQSYTQMIAQKLKPNDSILVQVIKEPIGTKGSRLTSDITIAGRFMVLLPFGGGQIAVSRRVVSRKERGRLKKLVRSMLPEGFGAIIRTVAEMQDETLLKQDLEKLLVKWKQIEEKLQDAKPPQLIFKEDTIISSVLRDSLTTDVTEIVANSNSIYTETLNYIQWAAPDMVKNVSLHEGKLPLFEGYGIAKDVESIFSRKVWLKSGGYIIIEHTEAMVVVDVNSGRYAAKREQEENSLKTNLEAAREIVRQLRLRDIGGIIVVDFIDMIDAKNSKKVYDAMKTELRNDRAKSNILPLSDFGIMQITRERIRPSLMQRMGDQCPACGGTGVVQARFTTINQVERWLRKFALQQKMPFQQLDLHVSPTVLEPMRESDMKTEMKWFLQHMVFVRIKSDESLRSDDFRFYNRKTGADITSEYN from the coding sequence ATGAAGAAAAATGTGAAAAAGCAGCTCCTGATGAACAAGACCGGAGATGAGATCCAGGTCGCGCTTGTCGAGGAGGGGCGGCTTGCCGAGTTGATCATAGAGCGCCCGGAGAGCATGAGAAGCATCGGCGATATCTACCTTGGCCGGGTGCACAAGGTGGTAGAGGGGCTCAAAGCGGCCTTTGTTGATATTGGCCAGAAGTCTGACGGATTCCTCCACTTCTCCGACGTCGGAACGACCAGCGAGGATTACCGTGCGCTTGTCGAGGATGACGACGATGACGAGAACGGCGGCGAGGACGAAGAGGATGAAGGCGAAGCCGAAGCCTCATCCGAAGCATCGGCGCCGTCGCGAGAGGCTTCGAGACCCGGTAATCAGCAGAAGAGTGATGGGCGCCAGGAGTCTGCTGCCGATGCCCGCGAGCGCCGCCAATCCTACACCCAGATGATTGCCCAGAAGCTCAAGCCCAACGATTCTATTCTGGTGCAGGTCATCAAGGAGCCGATCGGTACCAAGGGCTCGCGTCTGACCTCTGACATCACCATTGCAGGCCGCTTCATGGTGCTGCTGCCTTTCGGCGGCGGCCAGATCGCCGTGTCGCGCCGCGTGGTTTCGCGCAAGGAGCGTGGTCGTCTCAAAAAGCTCGTGCGCTCGATGCTGCCCGAAGGGTTCGGCGCCATCATCCGCACGGTGGCCGAAATGCAGGACGAGACGCTCTTGAAGCAGGATCTCGAAAAGCTGCTGGTCAAGTGGAAGCAGATCGAGGAGAAGCTGCAGGACGCCAAGCCTCCGCAGCTCATCTTCAAGGAGGACACCATCATTTCGAGCGTGCTGCGCGATTCGCTCACTACTGACGTGACCGAAATCGTGGCCAACTCGAACTCGATCTACACCGAGACGCTCAACTACATCCAGTGGGCCGCGCCCGATATGGTCAAGAACGTCTCGCTTCACGAGGGCAAGTTGCCGCTTTTCGAGGGGTACGGCATCGCCAAGGATGTGGAGTCGATCTTTTCGCGCAAGGTGTGGCTCAAGTCCGGCGGCTACATCATCATCGAGCACACCGAGGCGATGGTGGTGGTCGACGTCAACAGCGGTCGCTACGCCGCCAAGCGCGAGCAGGAGGAGAACTCGCTCAAGACCAACCTCGAAGCGGCCCGTGAAATCGTCCGCCAGCTCAGGCTGCGCGACATCGGCGGCATCATCGTGGTGGACTTCATCGACATGATCGACGCGAAGAACTCCAAGAAGGTGTACGACGCTATGAAGACCGAGCTGCGCAACGACCGCGCCAAGTCGAACATCCTGCCGCTCTCGGACTTCGGCATCATGCAGATCACCCGCGAGCGCATCCGCCCGAGCCTCATGCAGCGCATGGGCGACCAGTGCCCCGCGTGCGGCGGCACCGGCGTGGTGCAGGCGCGCTTCACCACCATCAACCAGGTCGAGCGCTGGCTGCGCAAATTTGCGCTTCAGCAGAAGATGCCTTTCCAGCAGCTCGACCTGCACGTCAGCCCGACCGTGCTCGAACCGATGCGCGAAAGTGATATGAAAACCGAAATGAAGTGGTTCCTGCAACACATGGTGTTCGTCAGGATCAAGTCTGACGAAAGCCTGCGCAGCGATGATTTCCGCTTCTACAATCGCAAGACTGGGGCTGACATCACTTCCGAGTACAATTGA